The following are encoded in a window of Syngnathus scovelli strain Florida chromosome 4, RoL_Ssco_1.2, whole genome shotgun sequence genomic DNA:
- the ankrd11 gene encoding ankyrin repeat domain-containing protein 11 isoform X2 yields MPKGGGSKTPQLDHFPLNTDMVEKQGGKKEKVLSNKTPKLDRSDGVKEMKEKASKRKLPFTTGANGDQKDSDSEKPGPERKRIKKEPTNTRKAGLPFGMGMPGIRAGYPLSERQQVALLMQMTAEESVNSPDTTPKHQSQSSLGQKGTPNSASKTKDKVNKRNERGETRLHRAAIRGEVRRIKELISEGADVNVKDFAGWTALHEACNRGYYDVAKQLLAAGAEVNTKGLDDDTPLHDASNNGHFKVVKLLLRYGGDPRQSNRRGETPLNVANSPTMLNLLLGKGTYTSSEDSSSESSEEEDVPSCAPSSSVDGNNTDSEFEKGLKLKGKTLEAPKSAVTPVKDEYEFDEDDEEERVPPVDDKHLLKKDFRKDPVTKANSFISIPKMEVKTYSKSNSLTPKKAVRRIISDSNSSDEDDRTLCFTPAPTPRQQALQTNAKTRETGSLTSKQLKDKNKVKKKRKKESKNNVGKEVRFSKVNDKFCTSDSDCGDMESEDDKGSNSIKESSVMAKDSGGGGGFNASSHANLNSQKQAPSLAEQHPKQWRTDGWKTVSSPTWSDDPSSLSDSGRTSESDYSSTESSVESVKQVKRKGQDNNKKKNNNLHNSTVEKKNADVYKNADSTVSKTDTDGKVLKKHKVKHKHKSKEKDKAPSLVLNQDMNEKFVKSYSFDFDDSRQKSITVESEAQSESKIKLSKHEKDHSKKEERLSKSKSEDKDWASGKDSHRTTEKEKNKKSKDSAKTNKDERDRPVKERSSAKEKPKEDKQKNHKEEKKKKSKEKSRADRKSEQKEEKHLKVDKGGGKEDKCKKDKVAKEEPEYESYDVNNRFLNLDDAKLSASDEHHDRWGSEMSSDSSLYGDDSWDAPVKEYKEYKANNAVKLIVETVKEETRRKDKVKDKKSDHADKRPDKDVASKKKDKDCLEKKKDWSDKQKINSAHSVEKEKKRKESTETGKDKKDSLDNSRDRSYDSVKERKDGKVKQESLRDDYANDAFFKETEPVGKSCDARERNHSGKEKEKKFEATEKREKTKADKHKEKIKDRAAAAADQEKDRSDKMAAEKTPKDKEAERSGGKDKKDGAKDKHKESHAKDKERKMSSEQSKDKKEKACQDKHNEREKDFSEVKREERKPEKIREKTWYKIADIFTDESDDEDDAYNGALSHASDAVRKDSLPDQDQDLDHFPSDKVRKTSSESKHGADKAKEHKEKKKEKAAAAAATFDSGRERKGSLEKHNKDKKESGDVKHKERKERTSLDSNQEKKAKQKLLEEKTKNKYKTENNPKERKASKGGGGENEKSLLEKLEEEAMNDYKDDSNDKNSDISSDSFTDRGHDAVVLAGYYDSIGLADDDRRDSPAVISTPQDKFREKERHRHSSSSSSKKSHNKDKEKVKKDKRDKSEEIRDVYARRESLPFDKEPTPLEADPYTFPYGGKGDGEDDFDKTLEFEKEMSKKDKAGAVIGDRTKDKKKKEKHKEKIKEELNKHLDAFGSSKHSKEGLKDGPQLSLLKERSKEDSPKFDFKKERNRDASDKDNRLDHAKSKTKDENEKLNPSKDTGRKDGRPREKLLVDGDYQMTSFGQMLSLKDQEIEERHKRHKERMKQMEKLRPKSGDPKLKTKSTEEARKNRAELSSKKSSLAGSLAGSLAGSLTGSLAGSLAGNLAGNLASPDSNLKEKKLKDVGLPKDAVLPKDAAPPKDAGLPATQMVSPARKFQPATDSHNAKDWLPGHQIKENLPASPRSEHNRPTGVPTPTSVISCPSYEEVMQTPRTPSCSAEDYPDIMLDGLDCQNSSAMTMSMNACSPSFFERYSQGFQEGTCPTPAKNLQLPLIGRSASSDVRRPLEEEFKMEADKFLRQHNDPSAEFDAAGALQILEEKSAGAADRLQSLPSPYFSPIELMEPSHPMADLAMPTLPCTETEHLSDSVYGGYLPKPSTPVHRPDPQEPCFDIAAPPTPAPAALPPLDIDDIAEPHHSEPNLVLSDLPSVIEERDEEEEDDDDEVEDLDLEEPTDEDHCAVHESQPTREVSSFPAQVEEPLRKSWHVESPEEPDPEVHRFTPPLPEAGHGENCYEHSMSWNHDVDLKSPHRTYGEIEAAVSKITSPYSHSDSDLQHLSGHPSVTPPYATWNRWHKEEDPEDFDEQKEAVADIPSLDRADGALNDEPNYLNSSSSSTRLESFFQECSKSSIEVPQQMDAEAACEEPGIRQSSHTFCPVTAVTDGHLTSAVAPEPVVPWADPFSTDADELDDLGPFSLPDLPLPEKPDVVEHRDSDFADLNKTGQCHIRHTMMDVDDPDLMQVDHSGLLETTCSAQDQRPGEPAVQDLAVPSSHNAFGQELEPEPQSVPVTIPLAFTQPGVMLESKMPYGGSDESDPDSSYSSETSQLHHIQIHPVPAVETLRLPQDTAAAAVDKPEVRREDVSEPLRESLSPDGVLHLPVAAVSPPASLERPEAQETAAKPVPVAQSADVPKKVDEIPQRITRNRAKNHLSALAPPPVSATCSTPSLSVTISPVVTINALPARTPTPNSVLAFSSLKKDKEPLLSISSSPSNSTLTLSVPASLSSSPTVVLSKTSKGRPLPGEEDDSQTQHPRKRKFPRSTTQQVQVQLVNTAMQQTREMIQQTLAVVVNAIKLDDIEPYHSDRSNPYFEYLQIRKKIEEKRKILCYITPQAPQCYAEYVTYTGSYLLDGKPLSKLHIPVIAPPPSLSEALKELFRQQEAVRGKLRLQHSIEREKLIVSCEQEVLRVHCRAARTIANQAVPFSACTMLLDSEVYNMPSESQGDENKSVRDRFNARQFISWIQDVDDKYDRMKTCLLMRQQHEAAALNAVQRMEWQLKVQELDPAGHKSLCVNEVPSFYVPMVDVNDDFVLLPA; encoded by the exons GAACGCCAAACTCTGCATCCAAAACCAAAGATAAAGTCAATAAAAGAAATGAGAGAGGAGAGACTCGGCTGCACAGGGCGGCCATTCGTGGTGAGGTACGCCGCATTAAGGAGCTCATCAGCGAGGGAGCTGATGTGAATGTAAAGGACTTTGCAG GTTGGACTGCGTTGCACGAGGCATGCAACCGGGGATATTACGACGTGGCCAAGCAGCTGCTGGCAGCCGGAGCCGAGGTCAACACCAAGGGTCTGGATGACGACACTCCTCTCCACGATGCGTCCAATAATGGACATTTTAAG GTGGTCAAGCTACTTTTACGGTATGGCGGAGACCCACGACAAAGTAACCGAAGAGGTGAAACGCCTTTGAATGTTGCCAACTCTCCAACGATGCTGAATTTGCTGCTGGGGAAAGGCACGTATACCTCGAGTGAGGACAGTTCGTCAG AATCTTCCGAAGAGGAAGACGTTCCCTCGTGCGCCCCATCGAGCTCGGTCGATGGCAATAACACAGACTCTGAGTTTGAGAAGGGCTTGAAGTTAAAAGGGAAAACTTTAGAGGCTCCCAAATCGGCCGTCACGCCCGTCAAAGACGAGTACGAatttgacgaagatgacgaggaggagcgagtccccccggtggacgATAAGCATCTCTTGAAAAAAGACTTCCGGAAGGACCCCGTCACCAAGGCCAACAGTTTCATCTCCATCCCCAAGATGGAGGTGAAAACCTATTCCAAAAGCAACTCGCTCACACCAAAGAAAGCCGTCAGGCGCATCATCTCGGACAGCAACAGTTCGGACGAGGACGACAGGACGCTGTGTTTTACGCCGGCGCCGACGCCGCGCCAACAAGCCCTTCAGACAAACGCCAAGACGAGAGAGACGGGGAGTCTGACTTCCAAACAGctcaaagataaaaataaagtcaaaaagaagaggaagaaggagAGTAAAAACAACGTCGGCAAAGAAGTCAGGTTTAGCAAAGTCAACGACAAATTCTGCACGTCCGATTCCGACTGCGGCGATATGGAGAGCGAAGACGACAAAGGCTCAAACAGCATCAAGGAGTCCTCCGTGATGGCAAAAGActctggcggcggcggcggcttcaaCGCGTCCTCGCACGCAAACTTGAATTCGCAGAAACAAGCGCCGTCGTTAGCCGAACAACACCCCAAGCAGTGGAGGACCGACGGCTGGAAGACGGTGTCGTCTCCCACGTGGTCCGACGACCCAAGTTCTCTGTCCGATTCCGGCAGGACCAGCGAGTCCGACTACTCTTCCACCGAGTCCAGCGTGGAATCCGTCAAGCAAGTCAAGAGGAAAggacaagacaacaacaaaaagaagaaTAACAACTTGCACAACAGCACAGTGGAAAAGAAAAACGCCGACGTGTACAAAAATGCCGACAGCACCGTCTCCAAAACGGACACGGACGGCAAGGTGCTGAAGAAGCACAAggtcaagcacaagcacaaaagCAAAGAGAAGGACAAAGCTCCCAGTCTGGTGCTCAATCAGGACATGAACGAAAAGTTCGTCAAAAGCTATTCGTTCGATTTCGACGACTCCAGGCAAAAGTCCATCACCGTCGAGTCGGAAGCGCAGTCCGAAAGCAAGATCAAGTTGTCCAAACACGAAAAGGACCATTCCAAAAAGGAAGAAAGGCTCTCCAAAAGCAAGTCGGAAGACAAAGACTGGGCGTCGGGAAAAGACTCGCACAGGACCACGGAAAAGGAGAAAAATAAGAaatccaaggactcggccaaaacaAACAAGGACGAGCGAGACAGGCCCGTCAAGGAGCGAAGCAGCGCCAAGGAGAAACCGAAGGAGGACAAACAAAAGAACcacaaagaggagaagaagaaaaagtccAAGGAGAAGTCGCGAGCCGATCGCAAGAGTGAGCAGAAAGAGGAGAAGCATCTCAAGGTGGACAAGGGCGGCGGCAAGGAGGACAAGTGCAAAAAGGACAAAGTCGCCAAGGAGGAGCCCGAGTACGAAAGCTACGACGTCAACAACCGTTTCCTCAACCTGGACGACGCAAAGCTGAGCGCCTCGGACGAGCATCACGACCGCTGGGGCTCCGAGATGTCCTCCGACTCGTCCCTCTACGGAGACGACAGCTGGGACGCCCCCGTCAAGGAGTACAAAGAGTACAAAGCCAACAACGCCGTCAAGCTGATCGTGGAAACGGTCAAGGAGGAGACCAGGAGGAAGGACAAAGTCAAAGACAAGAAATCCGACCACGCCGACAAAAGACCGGACAAGGACGTCGCGTCCAAAAAGAAAGACAAGGACTGTTTGGAAAAGAAGAAGGACTGGTCGGACAAACAAAAAATCAACTCGGCTCACTCTGTGGAAAAGGAGAAGAAGAGGAAAGAATCCACGGAAACGGGCAAGGACAAAAAAGACTCCCTGGACAACAGTCGAGATCGCTCGTACGACTCGGTCAAGGAGAGAAAAGACGGCAAAGTCAAGCAAGAGTCGCTCCGAGACGACTACGCCAACGACGCCTTCTTCAAAGAAACCGAGCCCGTGGGGAAATCGTGCGACGCCCGCGAACGCAACCATTCGGGGAAGGAGAAAGAGAAGAAGTTTGAGGCCACGGAGAAGCGAGAGAAAACCAAAGCCGACAAGCACAAAGAGAAAATCAAAGACagggccgccgctgccgccgatcAGGAGAAGGACAGGAGTGACAAAATGGCGGCGGAAAAAACGCCCAAGGACAAGGAAGCCGAGCGCAGTGGCGGCAAAGACAAGAAGGACGGCGCCAAGGACAAACACAAAGAGTCGCACGCAAAGGACAAAGAGCGAAAAATGTCCTCCGAGCAGAGCAAGGACAAGAAAGAAAAGGCCTGCCAAGACAAACACAACGAGCGAGAGAAGGACTTCTCCGAGGTCAAGCGAGAGGAACGGAAGCCCGAGAAGATCCGAGAGAAAACCTGGTACAAAATCGCCGACATCTTCACCGACGAAAGCGACGACGAGGACGACGCTTACAACGGCGCTCTTTCGCACGCTTCCGACGCCGTCAGAAAGGACTCGCTGCCCGATCAGGACCAGGATCTGGATCACTTCCCCTCGGACAAAGTCAGAAAAACGTCATCGGAGAGCAAACACGGCGCCGACAAGGCCAAAGAGcacaaggagaagaagaaggaaaaggccgccgccgccgctgccacctTTGACTCGGGCCGAGAGCGCAAGGGCTCCCTGGAGaaacacaacaaagacaagaaagAATCCGGCGATGTCAAACACAAGGAACGAAAAGAGCGGACGTCGCTCGACTCCAACCAGGAGAAGAAAGCCAAGCAGAAGCTCCTGGAGGAGAAaactaaaaacaaatacaagacGGAGAATAATCCCAAGGAGCGAAAAGCCTCcaagggcggcggcggcgagaacGAAAAGTCCCTCCTGGAGAAGTTGGAAGAAGAAGCCATGAACGACTACAAGGACGACTCCAATGACAAGAACAGCGACATTTCCTCCGACAGTTTCACCGACCGAGGCCACGACGCCGTCGTCCTCGCCGGCTACTACGACTCCATCGGCCTCGCCGACGACGACAGGAGGGACTCTCCGGCCGTCATAAGCACGCCCCAGGACAAGTTCCGAGAGAAAGAACGACATCGccattcctcctcctcgtcttccaAGAAAAGCCACAACAAAGACAAAGAGAAGGTCAAGAAGGACAAACGGGACAAGAGCGAAGAAATCCGAGACGTGTACGCTCGCCGCGAGAGCTTGCCCTTCGACAAAGAGCCCACGCCCCTGGAGGCCGACCCGTACACCTTCCCGTACGGCGGCAAAGGCGACGGCGAAGACGACTTCGACAAGACGTTGGAGTTTGAAAAAGAGATGTCCAAGAAGGACAAAGCCGGCGCCGTCATCGGCGACAGGACAAAGgacaagaagaaaaaggagaagcACAAGGAGAAAATCAAGGAGGAGCTCAACAAGCACCTTGACGCCTTTGGCTCGTCCAAGCACTCCAAAGAAGGATTGAAGGACGGCCCTCAGCTTAGCCTTCTGAAAGAGAGATCGAAAGAAGACAGCCCCAAATTCGACTTCAAAAAGGAGCGCAACCGCGACGCCTCGGACAAAGACAACCGCTTAGATCACGCAAAGTCCAAAACGAAAGATGAAAACGAAAAGCTCAATCCGTCCAAAGACACGGGACGTAAAGACGGACGTCCGCGGGAAAAACTCCTGGTGGACGGCGACTACCAAATGACCAGTTTTGGTCAGATGTTGAGTCTGAAAGACCAAGAAATCGAAGAGCGTCACAAGAGGCATAAAGAGAGGATGAAACAAATGGAGAAGCTCAGGCCCAAGTCGGGAGACCCCAAACTCAAAACCAAGTCCACCGAAGAAGCCCGCAAAAACCGCGCTGAGCTCTCCTCCAAGAAATCCAGCCTGGCCGGCAGCCTGGCCGGCAGCCTGGCCGGGAGCCTGACCGGGAGCCTGGCCGGCAGCCTGGCCGGCAACCTGGCCGGCAACCTGGCCAGCCCGGACTCCAACCTCAAAGAAAAGAAGCTGAAGGACGTCGGGCTGCCCAAGGACGCCGTCCTGCCCAAGGACGCCGCTCCGCCCAAGGACGCCGGCCTGCCGGCGACGCAGATGGTGTCCCCCGCTCGCAAGTTCCAACCGGCGACGGACAGCCACAACGCCAAGGACTGGCTGCCCGGACATCAAATCAAAGAGAACCTGCCCGCCTCGCCCCGCTCGGAACACAACAGGCCCACGGGCGTGCCCACGCCCACCTCCGTCATCTCTTGCCCCAGTTACGAGGAAGTCATGCAGACTCCCCGCACGCCGTCTTGCAGCGCCGAAGATTACCCCGACATCATGCTGGACGGGCTGGACTGCCAGAACTCCTCGGCCATGACCATGTCCATGAATGCGTGTTCGCCGTCCTTCTTTGAGAG GTACTCGCAAGGTTTCCAGGAAGGCACGTGCCCCACCCCGGCCAAGAATCTCCAGCTGCCGCTCATCGGTCGTTCGGCCTCCTCGGACGTCCGCAGACCTCTGGAAGAAGAATTCAAAATGGAGGCCGACAAGTTCCTCCGGCAGCATAACGACCCGTCGGCCGAATTCGACGCCGCCGGCGCTTTGCAAATTCTGGAGGAGAAATCGGCCGGCGCCGCCGATCGACTCCAGAGCTTGCCCTCGCCGTATTTCTCTCCCATAGAGTTGATGGAGCCGAGCCACCCGATGGCCGACCTGGCCATGCCGACGCTGCCTTGCACGGAGACGGAGCATCTCTCCGATAGCGTTTACGGCGGCTACTTGCCCAAGCCGTCCACGCCGGTGCACCGGCCCGATCCGCAGGAGCCCTGCTTCGACATCGCGGCGCCGCCCACGCCGGCGCCCGCCGCGCTGCCTCCGCTCGACATCGACGACATCGCGGAACCTCACCACAGCGAGCCCAACTTGGTCCTCTCGGACCTCCCGTCGGTCATCGAGGAAAGggacgaggaagaggaagacgacgacgacgaagtGGAAGACCTGGACTTAGAAGAACCCACGGACGAGGATCATTGCGccgtgcacgagagccagccgACGCGGGAGGTGTCTTCCTTCCCCGCTCAAGTTGAGGAGCCTTTGAGAAAGAGCTGGCACGTCGAGTCGCCGGAAGAACCGGATCCAGAGGTCCACCGTTTCACTCCGCCGCTTCCCGAAGCCGGCCACGGGGAGAACTGTTACGAGCACAGCATGAGTTGGAACCACGACGTGGACCTTAAATCTCCCCATCGGACGTACGGGGAGATCGAAGCGGCCGTCTCCAAGATCACCAGCCCCTATTCTCATTCGGACAGCGATCTGCAGCACTTGTCCGGACACCCGTCCGTCACGCCTCCGTACGCCACCTGGAATCGGTGGCACAAGGAAGAAGACCCCGAGGATTTTGATGAGCAGAAGGAGGCCGTGGCCGACATTCCGTCTCTGGACAGAGCCGACGGCGCTCTGAACGACGAGCCCAATTATTTGAATTCGTCCTCGTCCTCCACCAGACTGGAGTCTTTCTTCCAGGAGTGCAGCAAATCCAGTATTGAGGTTCCTCAGCAGATGGACGCGGAAGCGGCGTGCGAGGAGCCCGGCATCAGGCAGAGCTCGCATACCTTCTGCCCCGTTACCGCCGTCACCGACGGGCACCTGACTTCGGCCGTTGCGCCCGAGCCGGTCGTGCCTTGGGCGGATCCTTTCTCCACTGATGCGGATGAGCTCGATGACCTCGGACCGTTCTCCTTGCCTGACCTCCCGCTGCCGGAAAAGCCGGACGTCGTCGAGCACCGAGACTCGGATTTTGCCGACCTGAACAAGACCGGACAATGTCACATTCGTCATACGATGATGGACGTCGACGACCCGGACTTAATGCAGGTAGACCATTCGGGTCTTCTGGAGACCACGTGCTCCGCTCAAGACCAAAGGCCGGGGGAACCCGCCGTGCAAGACCTAGCGGTCCCGTCGTCTCACAACGCCTTTGGGCAAGAGTTGGAGCCGGAGCCTCAGAGCGTCCCGGTCACCATCCCTCTGGCTTTTACGCAACCCGGCGTCATGTTGGAAAGCAAAATGCCGTACGGAGGCTCCGACGAGTCGGATCCCGACTCGTCGTATTCGTCCGAGACCAGCCAGCTCCATCACATCCAGATTCACCCCGTGCCCGCCGTCGAGACTTTGCGCTTGCCGCAAGAcaccgcggcggcggcggtcgaCAAGCCGGAGGTGAGGCGGGAGGACGTATCGGAGCCCCTGAGGGAATCTTTGTCACCCGACGGGGTTCTTCACCTCCCGGTGGCCGCCGTTAGTCCTCCCGCTTCCCTGGAGCGGCCGGAGGCTCAAGAGACGGCCGCCAAGCCGGTCCCGGTAGCCCAGAGCGCAGATGTCCCCAAAAAGGTGGATGAAATCCCTCAGAGGATAACGCGCAACCGGGCCAAGAACCATCTGTCTGCTCTGGCTCCTCCTCCTGTGAGCGCAACGTGTTCCACCCCCTCCTTGTCTGTGACCATCAGTCCGGTGGTGACCATCAACGCTCTCCCTGCCAGAACGCCGACTCCCAATTCGGTGTTGGCCTTTTCGTCGCTGAAAAAAGACAAAGAGCCGTTGCTCAGCATCTCATCCAGTCCATCCAACTCCACTCTGACGCTGTCCGTACCCGCTTCTTTGAGCTCCTCGCCCACGGTGGTTCTGAGCAAAACGAGTAAAGGCCGCCCGCTCCCAGGAGAGGAAGATGATTCTCAGACCCAGCACCCGCGCAAGAGGAAGTTCCCCCGTTCCACCACGCAGCAGGTGCAAGTGCAGCTGGTGAACACGGCCATGCAGCAGACCCGCGAGATGATCCAGCAGACGCTGGCCGTCGTCGTCAACGCCATCAAGTTGGATGACATCGAGCCTTACCACAGTGACCGGTCCAACCCGTACTTTGAGTATCTGCAGATCAGGAAGAAGATTGAGGAAAAGAGGAAAATTTTGTGCTACATCACTCCACAGGCCCCTCAGTGCTACGCCGAGTACGTGACCTACACCGGCTCCTATCTGCTGGACGGCAAGCCCCTCAGCAAGCTTCATATCCCGGTG aTTGCGCCGCCGCCGTCGTTGTCTGAGGCTCTGAAAGAGCTCTTCAGACAGCAGGAGGCCGTGAGAGGAAAGCTGCGCTTGCAGCACAGCATCGAACGG GAGAAGCTGATCGTCTCTTGCGAGCAGGAAGTGTTGCGAGTCCACTGCAGAGCGGCGAGGACCATCGCCAATCAGGCCGTGCCGTTCAGCGCCTGCACCATGCTTTTGGACTCGGAAGTGTACAACATGCCGTCGGAGAGCCAG GGCGACGAGAACAAATCGGTGAGAGATCGCTTCAACGCGCGCCAGTTCATCTCCTGGATTCAGGACGTGGACGATAAATACGACCGGATGAAG acgtGCCTGTTGATGCGGCAACAGCACGAGGCGGCGGCCCTCAACGCCGTGCAAAGGATGGAATGGCAGTTGAAGGTCCAGGAATTGGATCCCGCCGGACATAAGTCGCTGTGCGTCAACGAGGTGCCGTCCTTCTACGTTCCAATGGTCGATGTCAACGACGACTTTGTCCTCCTGCCGGCGtga